The following is a genomic window from Pelomonas sp. SE-A7.
GTTCTTCGATGAGGAGCACGGCACGCTGGCCTCGGCCGAGAAGGCGCTGGAGGCCATAGACACCAGCCCGGTCGGCTTTGCGCTGTTCGACCGCGTGCTGCTGACCGTGCATCCCACCGACTGCCTGGTGCGCGACTACTTCGCCGACAAGCTAGGCAAGATGACGCCCACCGAGGGCCGCGACCTGCGCGGCAGCGGCCGCATGCCCACCAGCTCGGCCGACCTGATGCTGCGCATGGTCAATCACATGGTGGACAGCTACCTGGACCTGCGCCGGCTGCTCAGCAAGCAGCTGACTCTGCTGCAGAAGATGCTGCTGGACCAGCACAGCCATTTCGACGACTGGGCCATGGTGCTGGCCTCGCGCGAGGCGCTGCACAGGCTGGAGGACACCTGCGAGGACCAGCGCAGCGCGGTGCAGGAATGGATAGACGCGCTGGAGGAATGGCCCGATACCGGCGACGCCCAGAGCCAGCGCGAGCGCGAGCTGCTGCGCGTGCGCTCGCGCGACGTGCTGGAGCATGTGGAGCGGGTGCTGAGCCATGTGCGTCGGCTGGAGTCGTCGGCCGAGAGCGCGGTGCAGATGCACTTCTCCGCGCTGGGCCACCGCACCAACAGCATCATGCGCACGCTGACCGTGCTGACCGCCATCTTCCTGCCGCTGAACCTGATCACCGGCATCTTCGGCATGAACTTCGACGCCCTGCCGCTGATACACAGCGGCACCGGCGTCTGGATCGCCTTCGCGCTGATGGCCACCGTGGGCCTGGCCCTGGGCCTGGTGTTCTGGCGCAAACGCTATCTCAGCAGCGGCGGCCGCTGAGGCCGCGCGGCTGATCAGCGGCCGGCGTAGGGGTCGGCGAAGCCCAGGCCGGTCATGATCTCGGTCTCGCGGGCCTCCATGCACTCGGCCTCGTCGTCCTCTTCATGGTCGTAGCCCTGCGCGTGCAGGGTGCCATGGACCAGCATGTGGGCGTAGTGGGCCAGCAGATCCAGGCCCATCTCCTTGGCCTCCTGCTCGACCACCTCGGCGCAGATCACCAGGTCGGCGCCGACCACCGGCTCGTGGCTGTAGTCGAAGGTCAGCACATTGGTCGCGTAGTCCTTTTCGCGGAACTCGCTGTTCAGGGCCCGACCTTCCTCGGCATCGACGATGCGCACCGCGATCTCGCCCGGCAGCTCCAGCGCCGCGCGGATGAAGCGCATGACCTTGTGGCGCGGCAGCTGATCGCGGTGGCGCGGATCGGCGAACTGCAAGGACAGGCTCAATTCAGGACGGCTCATTTCGCAGCTCCTGCAGCGGCCTTGGCCTCGCGCTTGGCGCGGGCCTCGTAGGCCTCGACGATGCGGGCCACCAGCGGATGCCGCACCACGTCGCCCGAGGTGAATTGCGTCATCGCGATGCCCTTGACCTTGGCCAGCACCCGCTCGGCATCGACCAGGCCGCTCTGGATGCCCTTGGGCAGGTCGATCTGGCTGGTGTCGCCGGTGACCACGCAGCGGCTGCCGAAGCCGATCCGGGTCAGGAACATCTTCATCTGCTCCGGCGTGGTGTTCTGGGCCTCGTCCAGGATGACGAAGGCATGGTTCAAGGTGCGGCCGCGCATGAAGGCCAGCGGGGCGATCTCGAGCTGGCCTTTCTCGAAGGCCTTGGTCACGCGGTCGAAGCCCATCAGGTCGTACAGCGCGTCGTAGAGCGGCCGCAGATAGGGATCGACCTTCTGCGTCAGGTCGCCGGGCAGGAAGCCCAGGCGCTCGCCGGCCTCGACCGCCGGGCGGGTCAGGATGATGCGCTGCACGCTGGAGCGCTCCAGCGCATCCACCGCGCACGCCACGGCCAGGAAAGTCTTGCCGGTGCCGGCCGGGCCAATGCCCATGGTGATGTCGTGCGACAGGATCTGGGCCAGGTACTGGTGCTGGTTGGGCGTGCGGCCGGCCAGGTCGGCACGGCGGGTGCGCAGCACCAGGGCTTCGCCGCCGGCACCGGTGGCCGCCGGCTTGGCCGAGACCGGCTTGAGCCCCAGCTCGCCGGCCGCCTCGACCAGGGCCAGCTGCAAGGTCTCGGCCGCTATCGGCTTGCGGGCGCGGTCGTACAGGCTCTGCAGCAGCTTGAGCGCGCGCTCGGCATTGGCCTTGGCGCCTTCGATGCGGAAAGCCTCGTTGCGCCGCGAGATGCGTACCGCCAGCGCCGCCTCGACCTCGCGCAGATGGCCGTCCAGGCTGCCGCAAAGCTGGGCCAGTCGCGGGTTGTCGGCGGGGCTGAATTCGTGGCGAAGAATCATTGATTGTGAATTGCTTGGGGAACAGGCCGGTTTGCGGCGAACCGCGATTGTCGCCCGGAGCGCGGTCTCAGCTGCACAATCGCTGCCCATGCGAAATGCCGCCCTCCCCTGGTCCAGCGCCCTGGCGCCCGAGGCCGCCCAGTTCTGGCTGCAGAGCCTGCCAGCCCTGATGAACGGCATGCTGCTGGGCATGGCGGCCTGGATGCTGATGCTGGCCTGGATGCAGCCGCGCGAGCGCAAGCTGGCCTACCTGGCCGCGCTGATGGGCAGCTGGGTGCTGCTCAATACCGGTCTGTGGCCTGCGCCACTGGCCCTGCCGCCCCAATGGGATGAGTTGCTCCGCATCTCGCTGCTGCCGGTGCTGGCACTCTGCACGGTGCAGCTGCTGCTGCGCCAGGTGCAGATCCGCGATGTGCGCGTGGACTGGATCCTGCGCGGCCAATGTCTGCTGGTGCCCGTGAGCGCCCTGCTCGCAGGAGCGGCCCTGCATGGCCATGTCTGCCGCTTCTGGGCCATGCTGCTGGGGCTGGAGGTGTTGGCCGCCATGGTCTGGTTCCTGCGCCTGAGCCGGCGGGCGGAGAAAGTCGACCTTGAGATCGCCCCGCTGGCCAAGCCCTTGCATCGCCAGCTGGTGATCGTGGGCGGACTGCTGCTGCTGTCCGAGCTGGTGTTCCAGCACCTGCGCAGCAGCGAGCAGCTCCTGATCAGCCCGCTGCTGCTGCCGCCGCTGCTGATGCTGCTGGCCCTGCATGCCGGCGTGCAGATGGTGCGCAGTGGCGTGGCCGCCGAGCGCCTGCACCTGGAGCTGGAGGCCGAGCTGCAGGAAAAGATCACCAGCATCGAGCGCGATTTCAACCAGGTCGCCGAGCAGAAGCTGGAGCAGGTGACCGAGCGCGAGCGCAAGCGCATCGCCGCCGACCTGCATGACGACCTGGGCGCCAAGCTCCTGACCATAGTCCACACCAGCGAATCGGACCGTATCTCCACGCTGGCCCGTGAGGCGCTGGAAGAGATGCGCCTCTCGGTGCGCGGCCTGACCGGCAAGCCGGTGCAGCTGCTGGATGCGCTGGGCGACTGGCGCGCCGAGGTGGTCTCGCGACTGGGCCAGGCCAACATCATGGCCGAGTGGAAGTCGCCGGCCGAGGACATCGTCCACACGCTTCCGGCGCGGGCCTATGTGCAGACCACGCGCATCCTGCGCGAGTCGGTCAGCAACATCATCAAGCACAGCGGTGCCACCCATTGCACCGTCACCTGCAATGTGCAGGACGGGGATTTCCAGTTCATCATCCAGGACAACGGCCAGGGCATCGCCAACGAGACCGAAGGCCGGCTGGACCGCGGCCACGGCATGGCCAGCATGAAGTCGCGGGCCAAGCAGATGCATGGCCAGTGCCTGGTCGAATCAGGCCCGGGCTGGGGAACCGTGATACGGCTCACGATCCCGCTGTGAACGACCTGCCCATCGCTTGTAAGCTCAGCCGTATCCGACGATAAAGGCCGCCATGAACCACATCCTGCTGCTCGAAGACATCCCCGAGATCCGTGCCTGGCTGAAGGCGCTGATCAAGCAGGTCTTCGCCAATGCCCAGATCACCGAATGCTCGCGGGTGCAGGACGCCCTGCAGCAGGTGAGCCTGCAGAAGTTCACCCTGGCCCTGCTGGACCTGGGTCTGCCCGACGGCTCCGGCGTCGACGTGGTGAGCGCGCTGCGCGAGAAGCAGCCCGAGGTGCAGTCGGTGATCGTGACCATCCACGACGACGACGAACACCTGTTCCCCGCCCTGCAGGCCGGCGCCTTCGGCTACCTGCTGAAGGAACAGTCGCGCGAGCTGCTGGTCGAGCAGCTGCAGCGCATCAGCCAGGGCGAGCCGCCGCTGTCGCCGTCCATCGCCCGCAAGGTGATCTCCTATTTCGCCTCGCAGAGCCGCCCTTCCTCGGCCGCGCTGCTGCACGAGGTCTCGCTGACCGACCGAGAAACCGAGGTGCTGCTGCGCGTGGCCAAGGGCTTCACCCTGCCCGAGATCGGCGTGCAGCTGGGCCTGTCGCGCCACACCATCGCCGACTACGTGAAGCAGATCTACCGCAAGCTGAATGTGTCTTCGCGAGCCGAGGCAGCGCTGGAAGCGCAACGCCTGGGTTTGTTTGGTCGGAACTGAGCTGAGCCGGGCCGGATAATCGGCCCCCATGATCGGAAGACTGACCGGGCTCATCGCGGAAAAAACGCCCCCGCTCGTGCTCATCGACGTACAAGGCGTCGGCTACGAGGTGGACGTGCCCATGAGCACCTTCTACAACCTCGGCGCGCTGGGCGAGAAGGTCAGCCTGCTGACCCATTTCGTGGTGCGCGAGGATGCGCAGATCCTGTTCGGCTTCCTCACGGCCGAGGAGCGCAACACCTTTCGCCAGCTGATCAAGATCAGCGGCGTCGGCCCCAAGATGGCGCTGTCCCTGCTGTCGGGCCTGTCGGTGCCCGAGCTGGCCCAGGCCGTGTCCAAGCAGGACAGCGGCCGCCTGGTCAAGGTGCCCGGCATCGGCAAGAAGACCGCCGAGCGGCTGCTGCTGGAACTCAAGGGCAAGCTGGGTCCCGACCTGGCCTTGCCGGTCAGCGTGGCCAATGACAACCAGGCCGACATCCTGCAGGCGCTGATCGCCCTGGGTTACAGCGAGAAGGAAGCGGCCGCCGCGCTGAAGGCTTTGCCGCCCGACGTGAGCGTGACTGAGGGCATCAAGCTGGCGATGAAGAAGCTGACATGAGTATTCAGACCGACGACTTCACGCCCGCCCCGCAGCAGCGCGTCATCAGCGCCGTGGCCACCTCGCCCAATGAGGAGGCCATAGAGCGCGCGCTGCGGCCCAAGCTGCTGGACGAATACGTGGGCCAGGCCAAGGCGCGCGAGCAGCTGGAGATCTTCATTGGCGCGGCGCGCAAGCGCAGCGAGGCGCTGGACCATGTGCTGCTGTTCGGCCCGCCCGGCCTCGGCAAGACCACGCTGTCCCACATCATCGCGGCCGAGCTGGGCGTCAATCTGCGCCAGACCTCGGGCCCGGTGCTGGAGAAGCCCAAGGACCTGGCGGCCATCCTGACCAATCTCGAGAAGAACGATGTGCTGTTCATCGACGAGATCCACCGACTCTCGCCGGTGGTCGAGGAAATCCTCTACCCGGCGCTGGAGGACTACCAGATCGACATCATGATCGGCGAAGGCCCGGCGGCCCGCTCGATCAAGCTGGACCTGCAGCCCTTCACACTGGTTGGCGCCACCACGCGGGCCGGCATGCTGACCAATCCGCTGCGCGACCGCTTCGGCATCGTGGCGCGGCTGGAGTTCTACACGGCCCAGGAGCTGCAGCGTATCGTGACGCGCTCGTCGGGCTTGCTGAACGCGCCCATCGACCCCGAAGGCGCGCTGGAAGTGGCCCGCCGTTCACGCGGCACACCCCGCATCGCCAACCGCCTGCTGCGCCGCGTGCGCGACTATGCCGACGTCAAGGGCGACGGCCGCATC
Proteins encoded in this region:
- the ruvB gene encoding Holliday junction branch migration DNA helicase RuvB, which encodes MSIQTDDFTPAPQQRVISAVATSPNEEAIERALRPKLLDEYVGQAKAREQLEIFIGAARKRSEALDHVLLFGPPGLGKTTLSHIIAAELGVNLRQTSGPVLEKPKDLAAILTNLEKNDVLFIDEIHRLSPVVEEILYPALEDYQIDIMIGEGPAARSIKLDLQPFTLVGATTRAGMLTNPLRDRFGIVARLEFYTAQELQRIVTRSSGLLNAPIDPEGALEVARRSRGTPRIANRLLRRVRDYADVKGDGRITKSIADKALAMLDVDPQGFDLMDRKLLEAVVHRFDGGPVGLDNVAAAIGEEPGTIEDVIEPYLIQQGFLQRTPRGRIATLAAFRHLGVAPPKSAGQLFDE
- the ybeY gene encoding rRNA maturation RNase YbeY, which codes for MSRPELSLSLQFADPRHRDQLPRHKVMRFIRAALELPGEIAVRIVDAEEGRALNSEFREKDYATNVLTFDYSHEPVVGADLVICAEVVEQEAKEMGLDLLAHYAHMLVHGTLHAQGYDHEEDDEAECMEARETEIMTGLGFADPYAGR
- the ruvA gene encoding Holliday junction branch migration protein RuvA, translated to MIGRLTGLIAEKTPPLVLIDVQGVGYEVDVPMSTFYNLGALGEKVSLLTHFVVREDAQILFGFLTAEERNTFRQLIKISGVGPKMALSLLSGLSVPELAQAVSKQDSGRLVKVPGIGKKTAERLLLELKGKLGPDLALPVSVANDNQADILQALIALGYSEKEAAAALKALPPDVSVTEGIKLAMKKLT
- a CDS encoding response regulator transcription factor — protein: MNHILLLEDIPEIRAWLKALIKQVFANAQITECSRVQDALQQVSLQKFTLALLDLGLPDGSGVDVVSALREKQPEVQSVIVTIHDDDEHLFPALQAGAFGYLLKEQSRELLVEQLQRISQGEPPLSPSIARKVISYFASQSRPSSAALLHEVSLTDRETEVLLRVAKGFTLPEIGVQLGLSRHTIADYVKQIYRKLNVSSRAEAALEAQRLGLFGRN
- a CDS encoding magnesium transporter CorA family protein, which produces MRLFHLHGDQFEELAALPAKLPEQGFLWLGLGRGEFEVRLAEVQAALQAWTGGQLVDLHVSDLLNHQLPSHFDYTSWYDLMVFRRLAAAPGSAKLFFDEEHGTLASAEKALEAIDTSPVGFALFDRVLLTVHPTDCLVRDYFADKLGKMTPTEGRDLRGSGRMPTSSADLMLRMVNHMVDSYLDLRRLLSKQLTLLQKMLLDQHSHFDDWAMVLASREALHRLEDTCEDQRSAVQEWIDALEEWPDTGDAQSQRERELLRVRSRDVLEHVERVLSHVRRLESSAESAVQMHFSALGHRTNSIMRTLTVLTAIFLPLNLITGIFGMNFDALPLIHSGTGVWIAFALMATVGLALGLVFWRKRYLSSGGR
- a CDS encoding ATP-binding protein — encoded protein: MRNAALPWSSALAPEAAQFWLQSLPALMNGMLLGMAAWMLMLAWMQPRERKLAYLAALMGSWVLLNTGLWPAPLALPPQWDELLRISLLPVLALCTVQLLLRQVQIRDVRVDWILRGQCLLVPVSALLAGAALHGHVCRFWAMLLGLEVLAAMVWFLRLSRRAEKVDLEIAPLAKPLHRQLVIVGGLLLLSELVFQHLRSSEQLLISPLLLPPLLMLLALHAGVQMVRSGVAAERLHLELEAELQEKITSIERDFNQVAEQKLEQVTERERKRIAADLHDDLGAKLLTIVHTSESDRISTLAREALEEMRLSVRGLTGKPVQLLDALGDWRAEVVSRLGQANIMAEWKSPAEDIVHTLPARAYVQTTRILRESVSNIIKHSGATHCTVTCNVQDGDFQFIIQDNGQGIANETEGRLDRGHGMASMKSRAKQMHGQCLVESGPGWGTVIRLTIPL
- a CDS encoding PhoH family protein, whose protein sequence is MILRHEFSPADNPRLAQLCGSLDGHLREVEAALAVRISRRNEAFRIEGAKANAERALKLLQSLYDRARKPIAAETLQLALVEAAGELGLKPVSAKPAATGAGGEALVLRTRRADLAGRTPNQHQYLAQILSHDITMGIGPAGTGKTFLAVACAVDALERSSVQRIILTRPAVEAGERLGFLPGDLTQKVDPYLRPLYDALYDLMGFDRVTKAFEKGQLEIAPLAFMRGRTLNHAFVILDEAQNTTPEQMKMFLTRIGFGSRCVVTGDTSQIDLPKGIQSGLVDAERVLAKVKGIAMTQFTSGDVVRHPLVARIVEAYEARAKREAKAAAGAAK